One stretch of Acidobacteriota bacterium DNA includes these proteins:
- a CDS encoding PH domain-containing protein: EINLTYARIQDIHLVSNVVERWLGLARIQIQTASGSARAEMTIEGIREFELLRDFLYSRMRGAQGSSPADTFGRPDGRRETEGDLAAATAAVLEAASELRAVREALEGAGGLRGGR, translated from the coding sequence GAGATCAACCTCACCTACGCGCGGATCCAGGACATCCACCTCGTGAGCAACGTGGTGGAGCGCTGGCTCGGCCTGGCCCGGATCCAGATCCAGACGGCCAGCGGGAGCGCCCGGGCGGAGATGACGATCGAGGGGATCCGGGAATTCGAACTCCTCAGGGACTTCCTCTACTCGCGCATGCGGGGGGCCCAGGGGTCTTCCCCGGCGGACACCTTCGGAAGGCCGGACGGGCGGAGGGAAACGGAAGGGGATCTGGCCGCCGCCACCGCGGCGGTCCTGGAGGCGGCCTCCGAGCTGCGGGCCGTCCGCGAAGCCCTCGAGGGGGCGGGGGGGCTTCGTGGGGGGCGCTAG